The Metabacillus schmidteae genome has a segment encoding these proteins:
- a CDS encoding LysR family transcriptional regulator, whose amino-acid sequence MELRQLLYFLEAAKYKNFTKASEVLHISQPALSKMIKSLEDELDMTLIVRSNKTTEITDAGFIVMQYAQKILSQIDEMTTILNDLTELQRGSIRVGIPPIIGSLYFPSVMAEFHKQYPNISINITEYGGAKVVKSVEEGEIELGVAVLPVDEEMFNIYPIVEDQMKLLIHHQHPLADLKLIHLKDLRDEEFIFYHEDFALHDIMWNNFIREGFQPKILFKSSQWDLMSEMVGANLGVTILPESICNRVENKHVNIIDIEPVTPWNLAVITKKDKYLSYAAQRLIEFFL is encoded by the coding sequence TTGGAGTTAAGACAATTACTTTATTTTTTAGAAGCGGCTAAATATAAAAACTTTACGAAAGCATCTGAAGTACTTCATATTTCACAGCCCGCATTAAGCAAAATGATTAAAAGTCTTGAAGATGAATTAGATATGACCTTAATTGTAAGGTCCAACAAGACGACCGAAATAACGGATGCCGGGTTCATCGTTATGCAATATGCTCAAAAAATCTTATCACAAATCGATGAAATGACGACCATTTTAAATGACTTAACAGAGTTGCAAAGAGGCTCCATTCGCGTAGGTATTCCTCCGATTATTGGCAGCTTATATTTTCCGAGTGTCATGGCAGAGTTTCATAAACAGTATCCGAATATTTCTATTAATATTACCGAATACGGCGGTGCAAAGGTTGTTAAATCTGTAGAGGAAGGTGAGATCGAATTAGGGGTTGCGGTTCTTCCAGTTGATGAGGAGATGTTTAATATTTATCCAATCGTGGAGGATCAGATGAAATTATTAATCCATCATCAACACCCCTTAGCAGATCTAAAACTCATCCATTTAAAGGACCTTCGGGATGAAGAATTTATTTTTTATCACGAAGATTTTGCTCTTCACGATATTATGTGGAACAATTTTATCCGCGAAGGATTTCAACCAAAAATTTTATTTAAAAGCTCACAATGGGATTTAATGTCTGAAATGGTTGGGGCCAACTTAGGGGTAACCATCCTACCTGAATCGATTTGTAACCGTGTTGAAAATAAGCATGTGAACATCATTGATATCGAACCTGTAACACCATGGAACTTAGCCGTCATAACCAAGAAGGATAAGTATCTATCATATGCTGCACAGCGTTTAATTGAATTTTTCCTCTAA
- the nhaC gene encoding Na+/H+ antiporter NhaC, which produces MNKEKNFHFNEAVLLLFLILAVIFSSLFLLKTEPHIALLNCLLIILAIGLMKGFKWKQLETGIVKGIQNGVQPIVILGLIGMLIGAWMSSGTIPTIMSYALTIINPNYLLITSLFSCMVISSLVGSSFTTVSTIGVALMGAGVAVGLPVEWVAGAIISGACFGDKMSPMSDTTNFASGVAEVDLFTHIRHMSLTTLPSILITTVIFFILGRIAPIDVTSLNEMKIMVLTIESHIQVSSLTLLSPILVIIMAIKRVPVIPSLIAGIITAAITAVSLQGVSFSQFLSVLQNGTSFQIDNEQISNMLNRGGLQSMMWSISLILIAFAFGGLLDSLSIIPTLLNGLINRIHSKGQLILSTATSSFGVNLLTGEQYLSILIPGQSFKGLFEKMHLDRKYLSRTLEDAGTLINPLIPWGVSGAFFAQTLGVPVLAFLPFAFFLYLSPAFTLFYGFLKDRRTVS; this is translated from the coding sequence ATGAATAAAGAAAAAAATTTCCATTTTAATGAAGCAGTCCTGCTTCTATTTCTCATTTTAGCTGTTATTTTTTCAAGTTTATTTCTATTAAAAACTGAACCACATATCGCATTACTCAACTGCTTGTTGATAATATTAGCGATTGGGCTGATGAAAGGATTCAAATGGAAGCAATTAGAGACAGGCATTGTAAAAGGAATCCAAAATGGTGTGCAGCCCATCGTTATTTTAGGATTAATCGGGATGTTAATTGGCGCCTGGATGAGCAGTGGGACAATTCCGACGATCATGTCGTATGCATTAACCATCATTAATCCCAATTACTTGCTCATTACATCACTATTTTCTTGTATGGTCATTTCAAGTTTAGTTGGTAGTTCATTTACAACCGTTAGCACAATCGGGGTTGCTCTTATGGGTGCGGGGGTTGCAGTCGGCTTACCAGTTGAATGGGTTGCAGGTGCTATTATTTCTGGAGCGTGTTTTGGGGATAAAATGTCTCCTATGTCAGACACAACAAATTTTGCCTCAGGTGTTGCAGAAGTTGATTTATTTACTCATATTAGGCATATGTCTTTAACGACTCTACCAAGTATACTCATTACAACCGTGATCTTTTTTATACTAGGAAGAATAGCACCAATCGATGTTACGTCACTTAATGAAATGAAAATCATGGTCTTAACGATTGAATCACATATACAGGTAAGTAGCTTAACCTTATTATCTCCTATTCTTGTGATCATTATGGCTATTAAAAGAGTACCAGTTATTCCGTCGTTAATTGCAGGTATTATAACCGCAGCCATAACGGCAGTCAGCTTACAAGGCGTTTCATTTAGTCAGTTTCTAAGTGTTTTACAAAACGGTACCTCCTTTCAAATTGACAATGAACAAATAAGCAATATGTTAAATCGCGGTGGCTTACAATCGATGATGTGGTCTATTTCACTTATTTTGATTGCATTTGCTTTTGGCGGATTGCTGGATTCTCTTAGTATTATTCCTACACTATTAAACGGATTAATAAATCGAATTCATTCTAAAGGACAGCTGATTCTATCAACAGCCACATCTTCCTTCGGTGTCAATTTACTAACAGGTGAGCAATATTTATCCATTTTAATACCAGGACAATCATTTAAAGGACTATTTGAAAAAATGCACTTGGATCGAAAATATCTATCTAGAACTCTAGAAGATGCTGGAACATTAATAAACCCGCTTATACCATGGGGAGTTAGCGGTGCGTTCTTTGCTCAAACTTTAGGTGTACCTGTTTTGGCCTTCTTACCTTTTGCATTTTTCTTATATCTCTCCCCTGCTTTTACACTTTTTTATGGGTTTCTAAAGGATCGTCGCACCGTCTCTTAA